The following nucleotide sequence is from Peribacillus sp. ACCC06369.
CATGGCGACTTCCACTTCACGATTTAGGTGACTACAAGATAGTCTTTCAAGGCCTGCTGCAGCGTCCCCTTTGTCTCTGCTCTACTTTCGATTTGAACCCCTGAACGGATCATTTTGGTAACCACTTCAGGGCGTAAACCAGTCACTACAGCTTTACACCCCATCATTGCCGTTCCATCGAGGATTTTCAATAAATCATTAATGATTTCAACCTCCATTTCGATGATACCGGATAGATCCAAGATTAAGGTATGTATCCGTAGTTTACCTATCTCCAGCAATACCTTTTCCTCGATTATCCGTATACGTGAATCATCGATTGTCCCAATTAAAGGAAGGACGCAGGTGGTGGAAGTGATTGGAATGATCGGGACGGATAGATTTTCCACCAAGTTTTGCTGGGCCAGAATCAATTTGTCTTTGTAATCGGAGTAACTGACGAAAAAGGATTTAAGAAATACATCAACCTTTTCATTCACTTTTTTCTCTAATTCAAAAAAGGTTTTGGATTCACTAAACACTACTTTTGCACTTTCGTACTTATAAAGAAAGGTCCAAAGCGTTCGGCGGATGGCCTGAATCCATTCCAGCTTGAATGAAAGCGTCAAGGAGTGGGTTGCCCACGTAACTCCCTCTTGTTCGGCAAAGGCAATCATATCCACTTCATTCTGTTCCACTATATAACGGATGAGTTTATGGGCATTATTCAAAAGGTCGACATTTCCAATCAGAAGGATTTCTTCGATCTTATCCCTGACATTGACAGCTTCCGATAAAAGATATTCTTCAAATTCACTTTTATTCTGCAAAAGGAATTCCATTATTTTTTCTTCCTCATAAACAAAACTCATTCGTCTCCACTCCCTTTTTGTAACTTTCAACTGTGACTTTTGTTACTAATTACTTTCTATATTGGTGAAGTTTTTTCCTGCTAAAATATTAGAGATATGGCAGGCATATAATTAAAGCTGGGTTACATCCTCGCCTGAAAAGACATTATTCGTTGCTGAAGAAAAAATCAAATGGGTGGAAGATTTCCCGTATTTGATGGCTTCATCGACGAATTCTTCCAGTGTTTCCATGGAAAATGTACTTATTTTAATAAGATAACTGTATTGTCCGGCTAACCGGTGGCACTCCAGAACGTCTGGATGACTTAAGCTAAAATTATAAAAGTCTTTACATCGATCCGTTTCGAATAAAATGAAAGCTGTAATGCTCCTATCAAGTTTTTCAAGGGATATTTCCGTTTTATATCCTTTTATCACTCCGCTTTCCTCCAATTTATTAACACGTTCTTTAGTTGCTGGAGCTGTCAAGGAAACTTCATGTGCCAGTTCCTTCATTGACATGCGCCCATTATTCTCCAGCAGGGAAAGTATCTTTTTATCCGTTCTATCCAACTCAATCGCCCTCACTTTTCATTATTAATAAAAATCATCTAAATACATTATAAAATAAATAGAAATGTATTGAATACGTAATTAATCGTATGTAATGGGGAATTTCATTTTTATATAATTAATACAAATATAAGGTTAAGGGGGTATGCTGCTATGAAAAAAGTATTGATGCTGCTTTCCAATGGATTCGAAGCAGTTGAAGCAAGTGTTTTTACAGATGTATTGGGATGGAATAAATTGGAGGGTGATGGTACCACTGATCTGGTTACGGTGGGACTTCATGAACAATTGAAATGCACATGGAATTTCATCGTGCAGCCCGAATTGACCATCGATCAAGTAAATCTAGATGACTTCGATGCTTTGGCCATTCCTGGAGGCTTTGAAGAAGCCGGTTTCTATGATGATGCATATGATCAGAGGTTTCTTGATGTTATAAAGTATTTTCACAATAAGAACAAAATCATAGCAACGATTTGTGTAGGTTCTCTACCATTAGGAAAAAGCGGGATATTGAATGGAAGAAAAGCCACTACGTACAATCATCCAACTAGTAAGAGACAGGGTCAGCTAAAAGATTTTGGTGCGATTGTCGTTAATGAACCGATTGTCGTCACTGATAATATCATTACATCCTACAATCCTTCAACAGCATTCGATGTTGCCTTCACGCTCTTGGAAATGCTCACTTCCGAAGAGAATTGTAAACATGTGAAGGAATTGATGGGTTTCCATTAAGAATGGTTCTTATCCTAATGAATAAGAAAATCCAGCGGTTGGCTGACACTCATTCACACGGTTCTATTTGAAAAGACTGTAGGCGTAGGAGAAAGGGGGCGGAAAACGTATCTTTCATCAAATAATTCCGAACCAATGACCAAAAGCAACACCTTCACAAAGTTGATTGGAGAGG
It contains:
- a CDS encoding DJ-1/PfpI family protein, giving the protein MKKVLMLLSNGFEAVEASVFTDVLGWNKLEGDGTTDLVTVGLHEQLKCTWNFIVQPELTIDQVNLDDFDALAIPGGFEEAGFYDDAYDQRFLDVIKYFHNKNKIIATICVGSLPLGKSGILNGRKATTYNHPTSKRQGQLKDFGAIVVNEPIVVTDNIITSYNPSTAFDVAFTLLEMLTSEENCKHVKELMGFH
- a CDS encoding STAS domain-containing protein, whose product is MSFVYEEEKIMEFLLQNKSEFEEYLLSEAVNVRDKIEEILLIGNVDLLNNAHKLIRYIVEQNEVDMIAFAEQEGVTWATHSLTLSFKLEWIQAIRRTLWTFLYKYESAKVVFSESKTFFELEKKVNEKVDVFLKSFFVSYSDYKDKLILAQQNLVENLSVPIIPITSTTCVLPLIGTIDDSRIRIIEEKVLLEIGKLRIHTLILDLSGIIEMEVEIINDLLKILDGTAMMGCKAVVTGLRPEVVTKMIRSGVQIESRAETKGTLQQALKDYLVVT
- a CDS encoding Lrp/AsnC family transcriptional regulator; this translates as MDRTDKKILSLLENNGRMSMKELAHEVSLTAPATKERVNKLEESGVIKGYKTEISLEKLDRSITAFILFETDRCKDFYNFSLSHPDVLECHRLAGQYSYLIKISTFSMETLEEFVDEAIKYGKSSTHLIFSSATNNVFSGEDVTQL